The genomic DNA TCTTCGGAGCGCTTTTTTTATGGGCGCATGCAATGCCAAGGAGCCCAGGCTAACGCTTGCCCCGCCGGCCGGCCGGCGGGCTGCCCTCCACGATGAGCTGCGACTCAAAATCCGTCCACAGGTCGTCGCGATGCTTCAGGGCCTCGGACACGGCCTTGTGGCGCAGCTGGGCCACGGCCGACACCAGGGCGTTGCACAGGAAGAAGGCCGCGGTGTACGAGTCGAACGGCGATGCGTTGGAGGTGCGCACCTGAAGCCGGTGCTGGGCCAGCCGCGCCAGCGGCGCGGCCGCGCTGTCGGTGATGGCCAGCACCTGTGCGCCCGCGTCGCGAAAGCGCTGGGCCACCTTCACCGGGCCGCTCGCATAGCGGCGGATGCTGAAGACCAGCAGCGTGTCCTCGGGCTGCACCCACAGCAGCTGGTCGGTGGTGGCCACGGCGCCCACGCCCAGCTCATGCACCCCGGGGCGGCACATGTTCAGGTGCAGTGCCAGCCACGCGGCCACGGGCGCGCTGTTGATCTGGGCCAGCACGAACAGGCGGCCCCGGGCCTGGGCGATGCGCCGGGCGATGGCCTCAAAGGCCGCCATGTCCAGGCTGTCGCGCGTGGCGGCGATGTTGTGCTGGTCGTGCAGCAGCGCATCGTCCAGGCACTGCTGCAGGCTGCGCTCCGTGCCGATGGTCACCGGTGCGCGCTGGCCGGCCGTTTGCAGCAGCGCCGTGACTTCGCCGCGCGCCTCGCGCTGCGCCTGGGCATAGCTTTCATAGCCCAGCTTGGCGAACAGCCTCACCACCGTCGATGCGCTCGTGCCGTTGCGCGCCGCCAGCGCCGTGGCGGACTCCAGCAGCGCGTGCGGGTAGTCGCGCCCCAGCGCCTCGGCCAGCGCGCGCTCGCTGGTCGTGAGTTCGGCGCCCTGGCGGGCCAGGCGCTCGGTCAGCAAGCCGGCGGATTTTTGCAATGATGATTTCATGAATGTCTCTTTTATGAAAAATGTATTGCAAGCAGAGGCAGCGCGTGCAACACTTCGGCCCAATTTTCGCCCCGCGTTCAGGGGCAGGACCCAAGGACACAGATGCAGGATACCCTTGAAACAAGCGGCTCCCAGGTGCGCCGTCGCATCCTGGACTGGCTCGCTGGCCAGTCGCAGGCCATGCAAGACCTGTTGCAGAAAGTCGTGAACATCGACAGCGGCAGCCGCGACGAGGCGGGGGTGACGGCCGTGGCCACCGTCCTGCGCGAGCGGCTCGAGGCCGCCGGTGTGGCCGTGCGGTTCGAGCCCGTACCGGGTTACGGCGTGCTGCTGCATGCCCACGTTCCCGGCGCCGCCGACGGCCCGCCCATCGTGCTCATGGGCCACATGGACACCGTGTTCCCCTCGGGCACCGTGGCGCGGCGCCCTTTCCGCGTGGAGGACGGCCGTGCCTACGGCCCGGGCGTGGCCGACATGAAATCCGGCCTGGTGATGAACGTGTTCGTGGCCGAGGCCTTCGCGCGCTGCGGCGGGCTCCAGGGGCCGCTGCAGCTGTTCTTCTCGTGCGACGAGGAGATCGGCTCGCCCGCCACGCGCGAGCGCATCATGGCCCAGGCGCGCGGCGTCAAGGCGGTGCTCAATGCCGAGCCCGGCCGCGTCAGCGGCAACCTGGTGACGAGCCGCAAGGGCTCGATGGTGGTGGAGTTCGAGGTGGAGGGCGTCGCCGCCCACGCCGGCATCAACCACGCGGCGGGCGCGAGCGCCGTCGAGGCCCTGGCCCGCAAGACGCTGGCGCTGCACGCACTCACCGACCCCGCCACGGGCACCACCGCCAACGTGGGCGTGGTGCAGGGCGGCATCGTGCCCAACATGGTGGCGCCGCACGCCAAGGCCGCGGTGGACCTGCGCTTCACCTCGGACACCGACCCCGAGGAACTGCTCGCCAGGGTGCGCGCCATCGTGGAGGAGGAATCCGTGCCACGCACCAAAGGCCGCATCACCGAATCGCGCCGCACGCTGCCCATGAAGCCCACGCCCGACGCGCTGCTGGCGCTGTACCAGCGCGGCGCCCAGTCGTTGGGCTTCGAGGTGCAGGGCGAATTCACCGGGGGCGCGGCCGACAGCGGCCTCACCGCCTCCGTGGGCGCGCCCACGCTGTGCGGCACCGGCCCCGTGGGCGGCCACCCGCACACCGAGCGCGAGTACTGCGAGCTGTCCACCTTCGTGCCGCGCGCCCAGGCCGTGGCGCTGGCCATCCTGGACCATCCCTGATCCCTCCCCATTCCTTTTCGAGAGAAGACCCCATGCATTCCACACAACCCAACCGCCGCCATGTTCTTTCCGCCGGCCTGGGGCTGGGCCTTGCGGGCCTGGCGCCGGTAGCAGCCCAGGCGGACGAGAAATTCCCCTCGCGCCCCATCACCCTGGTGGTGCCGTTCCCGCCCGGCGGGTCGGTGGACATCATGGCCCGCCAGTATTCCGAGCCGCTCTCGCGCGTGCTGGGCGTGCCCATCATCGTGGAAAACCGCGCGGGCGCGGGCGGCTCGGTGGGCGCGTTGTACGTGGCGCGCGCCAAGCCCGACGGCTACACGCTGGTCGTGTCGTCGCAAAGCAGCCACCTGGCCAACCCGCTCACCCAGCCCAAGGTGGGCTACGACCCGGTCAAGGATTTCGAGAACATCGCCATCCTGGGCCGCCAGCCCAACGCGCTGGTGGTGCACAGCAGTCTGCCGTTCAAGACGTTCGCCGAGTTCGTGGCCTACGCCAAGAAGAACCCCGGCAAGCTCAACTACGGCAGCGGCGGCGTGGGCAGCATGGGCCAGCTCAACGTCGAGATGTTCAAGGCCGCCACCGGCGCCTTCACCACCCACATTCCCTACCGTGGCGGCACGCCGCTGATCACGGCCGTGCTGGCCAACGAAGTGCAGTTCATCCTCGACAACCTGGTGATCATGCTGCCGCACGTGCAGGCCGGCAAGGTGCGTGCCCTGGCCGTGGCGGCCGACCAGCGGCTGGCCCAGCTGCCCGATGTGCCCACCATGGCCGAGGTGGGCTACCCGGAGCTCAACCTCACCTCGTGGACAGGCCTGGCGGCCCCCGGCGGCACGCCCGATGCCATCGTGCAGACGCTGTACAAGGCCGTGCGCCAGGTCGCCACCTCGCCCGCGATGCTGGCCAACCTCAAGGAGCGCGGCGTGATCGCCCCCGAGGAGATGGCGCCCGCCGCCTTCGAGAAGATGATGTCCGAGCGCCTCGTGAAATTCGGCGAGGTGGTGCGCAAGGCGGGCATCACGGCTGAATGAGGTCGTGCTGGCCTGCTGTTCGTGATTGTTTTTGGCTGCTGGTCCTTGTTTTTCAAGCGCCGGCAGCTATGAAATTGATAGTTCCAAAGCCGATGGGACAATGCTGCCCATGACCGCCGCCCTCCACCCCCCCATCGACTCCCTCACCATCACCCGGCCCGACGACTGGCACCTGCATGTGCGCGACGGCGAGCCGCTTTCCACCGTGGTGCCGCACACGGCCGCGCAGTTCGGCCGCGCGATCATCATGCCCAACCTGCGCCCGCCCGTGACCACGGCCGAGCAGGCCCTGGCCTACAAGCAGCGCATCCTGGCCGCCGTGCCCGCCGGCGTGCAGTTCGAGCCGCTGATGACGCTGTACCTCACCGACAACCTGCCCGCCGATGAGATCGTGCGCGCCAAGGATGCGGGCGTGGTGGCCTGCAAGCTCTATCCCGCGGGCGCCACCACCAACAGCGACGCGGGCGTGACCGACATCCGCAAGACCTACAAGACGCTCGAGGCCATGCAGAAGGCCGGCATGCTGCTGCTGGTGCACGGCGAAGTCACGAGCAGCGACATCGACCTGTTCGACCGCGAGGCCGTCTTCATCGACCAGCAGCTCATCCCGCTGCGCCGCGACTTCCCCGAGCTCAAGATCGTCTTCGAGCACATCACCACCAAGGACGCGGCCGACTACGTGCAGGCGTCCGACCGCTTCACCGCGGCTACCATCACGGCGCACCACCTTCTGTACAACCGCAACGCGATCTTCGTCGGCGGCGTGCGCCCGCACTACTACTGCCTGCCCGTGCTCAAGCGCGAGACGCACCGCGTGGCCCTGGTGCAGGCGGCCACCAGCGGCTCGGCCAAGTTCTTCCTGGGCACCGACAGCGCGCCACACCCCGCGCACCTCAAGGAGCACGCCACCGGCTGCGCAGGCTGCTACACCGCGCATGCCGCCATGGAGATGTACGCCGAGGCGTTCGACAACGCCGGTGCGCTCGACAAGCTCGAAGGCTTTGCCAGCTTCCACGGCCCCGACTTCTACAGCCTGCCGCGCAACACCGGCACCATCACCCTGCGCCGCGAATCCTGGACGCCGCCCGAGAGCTTCGTCTTCGGCGAGGCCAACCTCAAGCCCCTGCGCTCCGGTGAAGCGCTTCCGTGGCGGCTGGTGTAAGCCTCTTCTTCGACGCCATCGACTGGAGCGCTCCCTGGCTGGCGCCGTGGCGCGGCCTGGGCCAGCCCATCGCGCGGCAGGTGCAGGGCGGCGGCGCGGTGCACGAGGCATTGCAGTCCGCGGCGCCCGGCGCGGTGCCCATGCTGTTCGCGCCGCAGGCCGCGCTGCCCGACGGCGTGGCCTACGAGCAGTACATCTGGGACACCCGCCGCGTGCCCACGCGCGACAACCTGCACGACTTCTTCAACGGCCTGGTGTGGCTGCATTTCCCGCTCACCAAGCGCCGCCTGAACGAACTGCAGGCCCAGGCCATCGCCGCCGACGGCGTGCAGGCGGTGCGCGGGCCGCTGCGCGATGCGCTCACGGTGTTCGATGAAAACGGCGCGCTGCTGCAGGCGCCCGACGCACTGTGGGATGCGCTCCGGGCGCACGACTGGCAGCGCCTGTTCGTCGACCTGCGCCCGCTGTGGCGCGAAGCCCGGCTGGTGCTGTTCGGCCATGCGTTGCTGGAGAAGCTGGTGGCACCCCGAAAACCCATGGTGGCGCATGTCTATCCAGCGTCTGAAGCTATTGAATCCATAGCGAATTTGGATGCCTGGCTCGCGCGGCGGGTGCAATCTCCCACCTGGGACGCCAAGCCTTTCACCCCCCTGCCGGTACTGGGCGTGCCCGGCTGGTGGCGGGCGAATGAGGTGCCGGGCTTCTATGCCGACGCCCAGGTGTTCCGTCCGCCGCGCGCTGCACCCGCTCCCTAATTCCCGTCAAGGCTTGTGTGATAAGGCCGCGCCACAGGTTTGCACCTACCATAGCGCGATGAAATCGCGGCCATGGGCGGCGGGCGCGGGGGCTGCAGCGGCCCGCCACGCCCGAGGGCGTACCGCTTGAAGCGCGGTCCCCGGCCCCCATCTGGACCAGCGGACACTGTTGTTGTTGACCCCACGGAGAATTCATTCCATGAAGCGGATCCTGTTATTTGTGATGACCAACCTGGCCGTCGTTGTCGTGCTGGGGGTGGTGGCCAGCCTGCTGGGCGTGAACCGCTACCTCACGGCCAACGGGCTGAACCTGGGCGCGCTGCTGGGCTTCGCGCTCGTCATGGGCTTTGGCGGCGCGATCATCTCGCTGCTCATCAGCAAGCCCATGGCCAAGTGGACCTCGGGCGTGCGCGTGATCGACGGCTCCGGCTCGCCCGACGAGCGCTGGATCGTCGAGACCGTGCGCAAGTTCGCCACCGAAGCCAAGATCGGCATGCCCGAAGTCGGCATCTTCGAGGGCGACCCCAATGCGTTCGCCACGGGCGCGTTCAAGAACTCGGCGCTGGTGGCGGTGTCCACCGGCCTGCTGCAGGGCATGACGCGTGAAGAGGTCGAGGCCGTGATCGGCCACGAGGTGGCCCACATCGCCAACGGCGACATGGTCACCATGACGCTGATCCAGGGCGTGATGAACACCTTCGTGGTGTTCCTGTCGCGTGTCATCGGCTACGCCGTGGACAGCTTCCTGCGCAAGAACGACGAGAGCAGCTCGGGCCCCGGCATCGGCTACTACGTGACCACCATTGTGCTCGACATCCTGCTGGGCTTTGTGGCCGCCATGATCGTGGCCTGGTTCAGCCGCCAGCGCGAATTCCGCGCCGACGCGGGTGCTGCCCAGCTCATGGGCCGCCGCCAGCCCATGATCAACGCCCTGGCCCGCCTGGGTGGCATGCACCCGGCCGAGCTGCCCAAGAGCATGGCCGCCATGGGCATCGCCGGCGGCATCGGCAAGCTGTTCAGCACGCACCCGCCCATTGAAGAGCGCATTGCCGCGCTGCAGAACGCGCAGCAGCAGTAGCAGGGCTGATCCGGCTCGGGCCTCGGCCCCTGCAGGCCGCCGCGGGAGCCCCCGCGGCGGCCTTTTTGTTGGTGGGGTGGGCAGGCCGCCTCGTGGCAAGGCTCAAGGGCTTGTCACCTTGTGTCGATAAGGTGGTGGCGACCCAGGCCCGCATGCCGTGCGGCGCGCGGTTGCATCATTGACCTTCATTCCCACGAGAGCACTCCATGTCCATTTCCCACGCACGTGTTGCGGTCCGCCTGGCCCTGGCCTTTGGCGTTGTCTGCCTGGTCATGTCGCTGTCGGCCGCCGTCGGCATCTGGCGGCTGGCGGGGCTGCAGGACATCGCCGACGACCTGGGCGGCGCCTCGTCCGAGCGCGCACTGCTGGCGCGCGAGCTGCACGCCATCGTGGTGCTCAGCTCCGTGCGGGCCGAAACCCTGCTGGAAATCGACAACCCCGCCTACGCGGCGCGCATCGATGCCGACCGCAAGGTCACCTCTGCCCGGTCCGCCGACGTGCGCAAGCGGCTGGACGAACTGGCGGCGGACCCGGAGTCCCAGGCCCTGTTCGATGCCATCGACAAGGCCGGCAATGGTTTTCGCACGGTGCGCGACGACCTCGTCAAGCGCCGCAAGGACGGCGAGGCCCTGCCGCCCGACGCCATCGCCACGCGCCTGCGCCCGGCGGCTGATGCCTATGCGGCGGCCGTGAACCAGCTGGCCGACTTCCAGCGCCAGCGCGTGGCCGAGGCCCGCGATGCCGCCGCCCGCAGCGAACGGCAGGGCATCACCCTGCTGGCGGCGGGTTCCGTGGTGGGGCTGCTGCTGAGCCTGGCCTGTGCCTGGCTGCTGTCGCGCTCCATCCTGCGGCCGCTGGCCCGTGCGTCCGAAGTCACCGACCGCATCGCCGAAGGTGACCTGACCTCGGCCGTGCCGGCCCCGGGCGCGGGCAACCGCGACGAGCTGCAGGCGCTGCTCGCGCGCCTGGGCGGCATGCAGGCACGCCTGGCCGCTCTGGTGGTGGGCATGCGCCAGGCCAGCACTTCCGTGGCCGGGGCCAGCAGCGAGATCGCGGCGGGCAACAGCGACCTGTCGGCCCGCACCGAGCACACGGCCTCCAACCTCGAAGAAATCGCCGCGAGCATGGAGGAACTGCTGGCCACCGTGCGCCACAGCGCCGACGCCGCCGCGCAGGCCAGCAGCCTGGCCACGGGCGCCAGCAGCGTGGCGCAGCGCGGGCGCGAGGCCGTGGACCGCGTGGTGGGCACCATGGATGGCATCGCGCTGTCGTCCCGCCGCATCGCCGACATCACCAGCGTGATCGACGGCATCGCGTTCCAGACCAACATCCTCGCGCTCAACGCCGCCGTGGAAGCGGCCCGGGCTGGAGAGCAGGGCCGGGGCTTCGCGGTGGTGGCCGGCGAGGTGCGCAGCCTGGCCCAGCGGTCGGCCACGGCGGCCAAGGAGATCGGCGGCCTGATCAGCGACAGCGTGCGCCAGGTGGATGAGGGCGCCAAGCTCGTGCATGCGGCGGGCAGCACCATGGGCGAGATCGTCGATTCGGTGCGCCAGGTGGCCACCATCATCGGCGAGATCAGCACCGCCGCGCGCGAGCAGACCACGGGCCTGAGCCAGGTGGGCGAGGCGGTCTCGCAGCTCGACCAGATGACGCAGCAGAACGCCGCGCTGGTGGAAGAGTCCTCCGCCGCCGCGCAGGGCCTGCGCGCGCAGGCGCAGCAGTTGGCCGAACTGGTGGAGGCGTTCCGCCTGCCGGCTGGCAACGCGCTGCCGCGCTAGACAAGGGCGTCTTCCCTGGAGTGAAGCGCGGCGTCCAAGGCTGGCGCGGCCAAGCCGGCGCCACAGGGCGGTCACGATATTTCCACCCGCCAGCGCCTGCGCGGCGCGCGCAGCGCATGGCGCTTGCGGTACTCCGCCGGCGCCATGCCGGTGTAGCGCGCGAAGATGCGCCTGAAAGCCGCCGGGTCGGCGTAGCCGCAGGCCACGGCGACGCTGGGCACGCTCTCCAGCGTCACTTCCAGCATGACCTTGGCGCGGCGGCAGCGCAGGCCGTGCAGGTAGTCGAGCGGCGACTGCGACAGCTCCTGCTGGAAGTGCCGCAGCAGCGTGCGCGTGCTCACCGATGCTGCCTCGGCCAGCCGGGCCAGGGAGTACGGCTGGTCCAGGTGGGCCTCCATCCAGGCGATGGCGCGCGCCAGGGTGCTGTCGCGCGTGGCCGGGATGTGCTGCTGCGCGTTGGCCTGCAGGGCCGCGCGCGCACGCTGGTGGTCCGGCGCCATCACGGTCTCGCAGGCGGCGGCCAGTTCCTCCCCCAGCGCGTGGCGCACCAGGGCGATCGCCAGCAGGTTCACGCTGTGCGGCAGCGCGCAGCTGAGCCAGGGGCCGTCGTCCGACAGGTCCCGGCCCAGGCTGTGGCCGATGCCCGGGAAGTCCCGTTCGAAGCCCGCGATGTAGAACCAGGGCAGGCTCGCCTGGCGCCCGTTCAGGCGGCCGCTTTGCGCCGCCAGCCAGGCACCATTGCCCACCGTGAGCAGTTTCTGCCCGGCATCGAGCGCGATGCCCAGCTGCCGCGACAGCGCGCGGTGGCGGGCCGCCACCGCGCGGATGGCCGGAATGTCCGCGGCATGGAACGAGGGGATGAACAACGCGTGGGCCGGGGCGGAGGGCGCCGCCGTGTCCCCGGCCGGCGTGTAGGCCGCCAGCGGCCCTGGCAGGGAAGCGAGGGGCAGCCCCCCGGCATCGAGCAGCCGCCAGGCCATGCGCGGCGCCTGCGCGCCCATGCGCAGGCCCGCCAGCAGGTTGGCGCCGCGCAGCAGGTCGATGAGCTGCAGCGCATTGCCCACGGCGGACTCGGGCAGCAGCGGAATGTCCACGCGAAAGACCGGCGGCCTAGCGGGACTCGGGGGCAAGGACGAAGGTGACTGCGGCATGGCGGTATTGGCTCGTTGGATGGCCATTTTCGCTTGTCATGAAGAGGGTGCCGGCTTTTAGCATGAACGTGCTTTTTGCTCCCTGCTCCAGCCTT from Acidovorax sp. A79 includes the following:
- a CDS encoding MurR/RpiR family transcriptional regulator, which encodes MKSSLQKSAGLLTERLARQGAELTTSERALAEALGRDYPHALLESATALAARNGTSASTVVRLFAKLGYESYAQAQREARGEVTALLQTAGQRAPVTIGTERSLQQCLDDALLHDQHNIAATRDSLDMAAFEAIARRIAQARGRLFVLAQINSAPVAAWLALHLNMCRPGVHELGVGAVATTDQLLWVQPEDTLLVFSIRRYASGPVKVAQRFRDAGAQVLAITDSAAAPLARLAQHRLQVRTSNASPFDSYTAAFFLCNALVSAVAQLRHKAVSEALKHRDDLWTDFESQLIVEGSPPAGRRGKR
- a CDS encoding M20 family metallopeptidase, whose product is MQDTLETSGSQVRRRILDWLAGQSQAMQDLLQKVVNIDSGSRDEAGVTAVATVLRERLEAAGVAVRFEPVPGYGVLLHAHVPGAADGPPIVLMGHMDTVFPSGTVARRPFRVEDGRAYGPGVADMKSGLVMNVFVAEAFARCGGLQGPLQLFFSCDEEIGSPATRERIMAQARGVKAVLNAEPGRVSGNLVTSRKGSMVVEFEVEGVAAHAGINHAAGASAVEALARKTLALHALTDPATGTTANVGVVQGGIVPNMVAPHAKAAVDLRFTSDTDPEELLARVRAIVEEESVPRTKGRITESRRTLPMKPTPDALLALYQRGAQSLGFEVQGEFTGGAADSGLTASVGAPTLCGTGPVGGHPHTEREYCELSTFVPRAQAVALAILDHP
- a CDS encoding tripartite tricarboxylate transporter substrate binding protein — translated: MHSTQPNRRHVLSAGLGLGLAGLAPVAAQADEKFPSRPITLVVPFPPGGSVDIMARQYSEPLSRVLGVPIIVENRAGAGGSVGALYVARAKPDGYTLVVSSQSSHLANPLTQPKVGYDPVKDFENIAILGRQPNALVVHSSLPFKTFAEFVAYAKKNPGKLNYGSGGVGSMGQLNVEMFKAATGAFTTHIPYRGGTPLITAVLANEVQFILDNLVIMLPHVQAGKVRALAVAADQRLAQLPDVPTMAEVGYPELNLTSWTGLAAPGGTPDAIVQTLYKAVRQVATSPAMLANLKERGVIAPEEMAPAAFEKMMSERLVKFGEVVRKAGITAE
- the pyrC gene encoding dihydroorotase, with translation MTAALHPPIDSLTITRPDDWHLHVRDGEPLSTVVPHTAAQFGRAIIMPNLRPPVTTAEQALAYKQRILAAVPAGVQFEPLMTLYLTDNLPADEIVRAKDAGVVACKLYPAGATTNSDAGVTDIRKTYKTLEAMQKAGMLLLVHGEVTSSDIDLFDREAVFIDQQLIPLRRDFPELKIVFEHITTKDAADYVQASDRFTAATITAHHLLYNRNAIFVGGVRPHYYCLPVLKRETHRVALVQAATSGSAKFFLGTDSAPHPAHLKEHATGCAGCYTAHAAMEMYAEAFDNAGALDKLEGFASFHGPDFYSLPRNTGTITLRRESWTPPESFVFGEANLKPLRSGEALPWRLV
- a CDS encoding DUF3025 domain-containing protein — encoded protein: MAAGVSLFFDAIDWSAPWLAPWRGLGQPIARQVQGGGAVHEALQSAAPGAVPMLFAPQAALPDGVAYEQYIWDTRRVPTRDNLHDFFNGLVWLHFPLTKRRLNELQAQAIAADGVQAVRGPLRDALTVFDENGALLQAPDALWDALRAHDWQRLFVDLRPLWREARLVLFGHALLEKLVAPRKPMVAHVYPASEAIESIANLDAWLARRVQSPTWDAKPFTPLPVLGVPGWWRANEVPGFYADAQVFRPPRAAPAP
- the htpX gene encoding protease HtpX, producing the protein MKRILLFVMTNLAVVVVLGVVASLLGVNRYLTANGLNLGALLGFALVMGFGGAIISLLISKPMAKWTSGVRVIDGSGSPDERWIVETVRKFATEAKIGMPEVGIFEGDPNAFATGAFKNSALVAVSTGLLQGMTREEVEAVIGHEVAHIANGDMVTMTLIQGVMNTFVVFLSRVIGYAVDSFLRKNDESSSGPGIGYYVTTIVLDILLGFVAAMIVAWFSRQREFRADAGAAQLMGRRQPMINALARLGGMHPAELPKSMAAMGIAGGIGKLFSTHPPIEERIAALQNAQQQ
- a CDS encoding methyl-accepting chemotaxis protein, with the translated sequence MSISHARVAVRLALAFGVVCLVMSLSAAVGIWRLAGLQDIADDLGGASSERALLARELHAIVVLSSVRAETLLEIDNPAYAARIDADRKVTSARSADVRKRLDELAADPESQALFDAIDKAGNGFRTVRDDLVKRRKDGEALPPDAIATRLRPAADAYAAAVNQLADFQRQRVAEARDAAARSERQGITLLAAGSVVGLLLSLACAWLLSRSILRPLARASEVTDRIAEGDLTSAVPAPGAGNRDELQALLARLGGMQARLAALVVGMRQASTSVAGASSEIAAGNSDLSARTEHTASNLEEIAASMEELLATVRHSADAAAQASSLATGASSVAQRGREAVDRVVGTMDGIALSSRRIADITSVIDGIAFQTNILALNAAVEAARAGEQGRGFAVVAGEVRSLAQRSATAAKEIGGLISDSVRQVDEGAKLVHAAGSTMGEIVDSVRQVATIIGEISTAAREQTTGLSQVGEAVSQLDQMTQQNAALVEESSAAAQGLRAQAQQLAELVEAFRLPAGNALPR
- a CDS encoding GlxA family transcriptional regulator, which encodes MPQSPSSLPPSPARPPVFRVDIPLLPESAVGNALQLIDLLRGANLLAGLRMGAQAPRMAWRLLDAGGLPLASLPGPLAAYTPAGDTAAPSAPAHALFIPSFHAADIPAIRAVAARHRALSRQLGIALDAGQKLLTVGNGAWLAAQSGRLNGRQASLPWFYIAGFERDFPGIGHSLGRDLSDDGPWLSCALPHSVNLLAIALVRHALGEELAAACETVMAPDHQRARAALQANAQQHIPATRDSTLARAIAWMEAHLDQPYSLARLAEAASVSTRTLLRHFQQELSQSPLDYLHGLRCRRAKVMLEVTLESVPSVAVACGYADPAAFRRIFARYTGMAPAEYRKRHALRAPRRRWRVEIS